One stretch of Caloenas nicobarica isolate bCalNic1 chromosome 2, bCalNic1.hap1, whole genome shotgun sequence DNA includes these proteins:
- the STMND1 gene encoding stathmin domain-containing protein 1, translating into MGCYVSRRVTATQLPPEQLENEEKTKSQTENCSLAGTEAVPSQDGAAEPTGTSKDRAKLEDETSEEDFLEELPEKLTSSQESSNVQSTDMLLTSEGISRSQPSQETERQKSSDILKELRMQGIIKSQSTTERMYEHKGDALEKTPKKPQARLEEIQFGDNEVGDFTVKDKISAEDKKQVRENELNKMLQHNNFFPATAQQTTDKLTENDCPSFGSQGDTDTPQLPPLDEEPGALLKKIAIVEATDDYTEDSIIESNDLQLPP; encoded by the exons ATGGGCTGCTATGTTTCTAGGAGGGTCACTGCCACACAGCTGCCTCCCGAGCAGCTAGAGAACGAGGAGAAAACCAAAAGCCAG ACTGAAAATTGCAGCCTTGCTGGAACAGAGGCTGTCCCCTCCCAGGATGGGGCAGCTGAGCCAACAGGCACTTCAAAGGATAGAGCCAAACTTGAAGATGAGACCAGTGAGGAAGACTTCCTTGAAGAACTCCCAGAAAAATTAACATCCTCTCAGGAAAGCAGCAATGTGCAAAGCACAG ACATGCTGCTCACCAGCGAGGGCATCAGTAGATCACAACCCTCACAGGAAACAGAGAGGCAAAAATCATCAGACATTCTCAAGGAGCTGAGGATGCAGGGAATAATCAAGAGTCAAAGTACCACTGAAAGAATGTATGAACACAAG GGAGATGCCCTGGAAAAGACACCGAAGAAACCACAAGCTaggctggaagaaatccagtttGGAGACAATGAAGTGGGTGATTTTACAGTGAAGGACAAGATTTCTGCTGAAGACAAAAAACAG GTTAGGGAAAACGAACTGAACAAAATGCTACAacacaacaatttttttccagcaacTGCCCAACAAACTACAGATAAACTGACTGAAAACGACTGCCCAAGTTTTGGAAGTCAAGGAGATACAGACACTCCTCAGCTCCCGCCTTTAGATGAGGAGCCAGGGGCACTGCTGAAGAAAATAGCCATAGTAGAAGCCACAGATGATTATACTGAGGACTCCATCATTGAGTCCAATGACTTGCAACTGCCTCCATGA